The Lagopus muta isolate bLagMut1 chromosome 6, bLagMut1 primary, whole genome shotgun sequence sequence TTATTGCAGGTTTCTTGCCTGTGGACATGTTCTTAGTCACTCTCACCCTATAACTGCTCCCATTCAAGTGGTTTTGGGTCTTTCCACATCTAGCTAAAGCAGTGAGCAACGGGAGAGATCAGGTGACAGCTTAAGCTGCTTTGCAAGGAACTCTTTAGGTGTTCCTCAGGCAGTTTTTCCAACAGCAGCACTACTGCATCTGCGCAGCAGATGTCTTtgattttctctgctgtctttgaTCCGAACGCAAAGGTAGAGCAGAGGGTGTGTTTTCAAAACTACAGTGGAATGCAATTTATTCTAAATGGCAGCAGCTACATGGCGGGTCCTGCAGAGTACATCAAAATCTTACTTAGCATCTGACCACACTACTGCACCACACTTTTGAAGTGAAAATACTAcgtaaaataaaaacattctcaCTGTATTATCAGACACACATTAATTAGGCCAAGAAAATTAATTGGCTGATTTATATTCAGCTTTGTTCAAACTTATCCCAAAGAAATAAGATGTAAGCATATTGGGACAAACTTCCACTTGTCTTTGCCTTTAGCTTAGCTGTTCATATTCACAGTACCAGTGTGCAAACCACGTATGCACCAGAAACAAGTGTTCAGAAGGCCGCACATACTGGACTAATTTCTCAAAGCTCACTAACGGGCTTCTCTCCCACATCTCCTTCTTGTGATCTTAAATATTCGACAGCATGCGCTTCTTGTATCAATGAGAGGGGAATCTTACAAGCTTGTATTGGAAATTCTCTGAGGATACATTTACAAACAGTTTTAACaaaaagaagtataaaaaaGCCATGGAAGAGGTACAAAAATTTGCACCTTGTGTAAAGTGTGTCAGCAGTGTGACTGAAGAAGAACGCCTCCAATGGTAGTCTCAGAGGGAACGCAGCTGGATGTAGGtggaagggaagaaatattCTCTACTGCAAAGAGCCTACACTGGAGGTTGGCCATGCCAGCTGCATTTCATCATTAAACCATTCATTTTACAATGTACAGCCACAAgcacgcacgcacacacactTATAAGGGAGCAATCTGTGGCTGACTGGTAGAATAACAAAATGTTGTATGTGCTTTATTTTGATTAACTTCAGTCTCAGAGAAAGACGAGAAAGAAGAGGCTATGGCTCACTGGACAGAGAGAGCACCGTTCAGCTGTATTCACAGAAGAGGATTTTTAGGCCTACAGTTATTTTCTAGTATTTGCCAAAGAAGGAATTCATCACTGCTTCGCCATATAAACTCCTCTAAATCTTTACAAAATGTTACAAAGATATGTGGAGAGTCAAACACAGGAGCCATGCTACACCTGTGATCATTAGTTACCACGCTCAAGGGACTCCTGGTAACAGCATCCTTCCAGAGAACTGTCAGGGATACCACATGGATAAGCCAGTCTGATGCCTCTGCATGCATATAGCAATTTGAGTGCCACTATATTAAATTCCCCCGAGAGAGGCAGCACCAacagatataaaataatttattgcaaAGTGCATTTCCATCTGCCCTGTGGGTTACCAATTGCACCCATGTTCTACTCAGGGTGCCAGCCCTCAGGAAATTAGATGGCCTAAAGGCACAGAAAGTAGTTGTATTTTATCAGCACGTAGGTcatttctgatgaaaaactCTTAATCACAGACATAGTAGCACAATACCCAACAGCATGTCATGACATTTACATTCTCAAGAGGTCTGGCTGCTaggcaagttttttttttctttttctttttttcttttcattttcttaaataattaataTCTGTGATAATTACAGGGGACAGTCTCCTCCCAGTAGATTTGGTGAAGGAGATGGCTCTTATCCCCAAGAACACATTGCTTAGTGACTCCTGTTTCAAATCCCAGACTctctcagaggaaaaataatgctgCCCATCCAACCACCAGATCCATCGTAAAAGGAACTTTGAAAATGAGAGTCAGGTACCTAGATAGATCTGGTGGCACATTACTGTACAAGCCCCAAAAGATAAATATGAGGTATGATCCTGGCAACATTACTTCTAATAAGACATAGCCAAGACACGTGGATTAGCTCCACCGAGGGTCTTAGAAAGTGAGCTTGTCAGACCCACAGAGGATAAGAATGATCATGATCCAGTACAGGCTAACCCCAACACCTCAGGCTGGCATGCCAGAAACACCAGGCAAAGACTGATCGAACACAGTTTTGGAGGCGAGTATTGCCAAGACCTGTATACTTACCACCAACTCCAGAATGCTTGCTCAGAGGGGATGGGataatggagaaagaaaactcaaaaaacaGCTGCCTCAAGAAATGACTTGTATTTGtaagaaaagcaatgaatgCCTGGCACAGAGTAAAAAAATGCTTGTATGAAGTTAAAGTGAAAGAACAGAGGCAAATGTTCTTCAAATACCAGCAGCACACATTGTTAACAGTGCAAATATAAACTACAAAATGTTAGACTAATCTAGTCAGCCAGAATACAATGTTAGCCAATGTAGGAAATGGTTGAAATCTGCCACTGATGGCCTTATGGCTAAGAATTAAAAGGACaggcacattaaaaaaaaccctaaaaatcCTACGGtgtggttattttttcttccctccccctttTGCCTGGCGTGTAGGCATGGGCAACGAGGCCCTCTCGGTTATGGCTCTCTGCAGCCGGCCACTGCGACAAGGCAGCGTGGCCTGCGGCGGTTCTCGAGAGTCGCTCGTCCCTTCGGCCCCTGGTAAGCACACAGTGGAGGCTGCCACTGCGTCCTCACCAGTCCATGTCGAGGCACAGGTTAACTCGACATGGGGGGTGGCTCTTTGGGAGATGCGTGTTTCAAGGACCTGCGTCCGTGGCTGCTTGAGAAAAGCTAAAATCTCTGACAGGTAGTTATGGATGGCTCTTGTGGAGGTAGCCACAatgcccagctgcagctccatgcGGCCCATGGACTGTGACATGAGACCCATGGACTGTGCATGCTCCCTCTTGATAttttccagcagctgcacaATCCTACTGTTGGTTTCCATCAACAGCTTCTCTCCCTCTGTTAGCTGGGGCTGCCCTCTCCAACCCCGATCCCTAGGGACAGGCTCAACACCGCGGTGCTCTTCATTCATCTCATCATTGCCCTCCTCCTCAGGAGAGTCACTTTCAAACTGAGGAGTCCTACTGAGTGACTGATCCCCGGGAGACTGTATGTCCATGGTACACTCCGGAGTCCGCGCTGGCGTTTGAAATCCCTCAAAATCCTCCCCAACGTTGCTGTGCGTTTCAGACGAGGACAACGGCCACTGCCAGCTCTCTGTGGTCCTGGCCGGTGAGTCTTCGTCAGAGGCAGGCACCGAGGATTCCTGTTCTTCAGCCGGCGTGGACGGCGAGCTCCCTCGGAGACGGCCAGCTTGCCCCGAGGATCCAGGAACCTCCCCATCTTGTTCCCCAGTGACATCTGGCAATCAAATAGAGGAGCAACAACCACTGTATCTGAGGCCAGGCAGATGGAGGTATCTACATGCATTGGACAACACATAGAAAGAAGCCAGTTGGGAAGCCAGAGTGTATGTGTTTGGGCAAACGGAAGGGCGGGCTAAAGTTTAATGACTGCATTGGGCACGTGGCAGTTGACATTATTAACTGCTCTTCGTATAAATGCACACTGTCCTGTACCCACAACACACACAGCCATGCTGCATCCCAAGGCAGGAGCTACCAATTCACCTCATTGTGACTGTGACAGGAAATGTCAGTGAACCTATCAAAAAGCTCACCTATGCACTGCAGTGGTGTCAGTCAGACATCCCTGGGATGAGCTCAGGGCCAAGTGTCCAAGTGAGCTTCCTGTGGTGTCAGACGTGCTCCACCACTGGTTGAGGGCAGCCCTTTGTTGTTCTGAAGCACTGCTGGCTATCTTCACTTTTGTCCGACGTCTCACGTCACCCCCACCCCTAAGTGCATTCTCTCTTAAATCACTGCTGCGAGAGGTGGTGGCTGTCCACAGCATTCATCCTGTGAGCAATGCCCTCCCCCACATCTGCtggattttcttgttcttttctccaAAGAGTAAGTAATGGTATCTGAGGGCATTGCTCTCCAGGATCTTAttgtcttctgaaaataagtaaGCTCTGCCCTTCCCTGTCTACTTCTCCCCTTGCCTGAGGGCATATGGTGGAAATCAGGGTGCAAGTGATTCCCCACGGCAGTGTTATGCCTACTCTCTTATCATCCCAGTCTTGAAAAATGTCATTCTGTAAGgattcatttctgctctttgaaatACTTTATATGCTGCTCTTTGGACCTCAGTATGAAGCTGCGAGCTTACATCTGGAAGGTATTGCTGAGGTCAAGTTAAAATAATACTTCTGGTTCTGTTTATGAGTCAgggtatgtttttgtttgttttgttgtgcttttgttctttttcttacgggtttttgttgttgttgttttatataGTTTTAAAACGAAAGCTCCTTCTGATAGACCCAAGGATCCCTTCTCCTCTATATCAGTCCCTgcctaccctaactctaatgTTGCAATCTTAATTTCTGTGCTCAAGTGCCTTCAATATTATACTGCTCTAAAAGGGATTCTGTGCCGCATAATGTAATTATGATCTTTTAATGCTAAAGTCACAGATGTTATTTATGCATTTAACTTATTCATTACTTCAAAGTATTCACATTCAAAGTATTCACACTATGTCTCTATCTAGTTTACTGTCCAGTTGCATGTTTTATGGAGAGTGAGGATGAGATTGTATTTATAAAAAGGCATGATTTCCTTATGAAAATGGATTTTAGGGACAAACTGTCATGCAATCATTGGCTCTTCTACTCCAAAGAGATTTGAAAGGGACTATATCAACATATCTGCAATATCTGCTTCTTCCTTCGCAGttcttttccccctttgctTTACTAATACAGCCATAGCTGCAATTCCTCATTAACAAATCTCTCTTAACAACTATACTGTAAGACTATGCAGTTATTTCTCAGCATTCTCTTATTTGAGCACACAtgtaataaagaaagaaaagaaaagaaaaaaaatcaaaccaggGGATCTATTTTTACCACACATAGCAAACACACATTTCAGTTAAATTGTACGGaattggagaaagaaaatgagttaTATATATTCATTCTGGTAGATACAGTGGTCATACAAAATgtccttgaattttttttaggTATATCATCAGAAAATTCCCCATATTTGAAAACTCCATTTTCCTGACATGATCTAAACAGAGCCCACCTAGCAATTGGTAAGTAATagaactaaactaaactaaaagtcaaaaattgaaacaaaagaaaaaactcaaaAATCCACATTAATTTATGAGTATTTCTGTAAATAGTTTCACTGAGGAAAGATTGTTCAGATTTAGGGGGACAGCAACACTTGTTATTTGTGCATGTTTACACATTTGCCAGAAGCTTGTGAAGAAAAGTttaccagaaaaaaagtataatacTCTTTTGCAAAGTCCCTAATTCTCTATGAAAGAGTACCATTTGCCAATCCTCCTAATTGATACTCTCAGCCTTCAGGGctaaagaaaaagcatctgGCAACGGTGATCAATAACACAAATGACAAAGAGTCCAAGCAAACAGTCTGTGAGAACCCATGGGAGAAAGTTAACTGTGGAAACTATTGGCGAATACTTATGAATAATGAATACATTCACAGGTTTTAGCATAGGCTTGTTAACTTGACTAGCAAGAAATATTCATTAACTGTTATTATACATCACAAAGTACAATTCTAGTCACTTTGTCTTCTGGAAGCTTTGTGAAGCATTGTCATGGGCAGAGGAGAAACCAAGGGCGTGTTACAGGCATGGTCTGACACAAACTATGTTCACTGCCGAGCAACAGTGGAAATCTGCCTCAAGATCAATGGCTGACACCACAGTGATGAATGTGTCAGTCTCTGCCCAATAAATCCACTTCCTGATGATCAAAAGTCACCTTATATTCTTGTTAAGGTGATGGCACCAGTTGCTATGTCAGTGCTGTGGAAAAGTTGTGCCAGTTACATACAGTAGGGCACtggaaaactttgttttttctgtaaACGGTCCTTATCCAATGAAGAAGCTCTCCGTTTTAAACAGCAGGATTAAAGCTGGCTGAAACCATTACCTCAACCAATTGCCTTTACCTCACTTCCTTAGCAAAGTGGGTCTtaaaaagtgaataaataagGAGAGAGCATTAAGACAGCCAAGTCAAAATTGACTGTGTATTTTCCAATGTATTGACATGGTTGATCTTGCTTGGCTGTTAATTGGCTTTAAAAATTAtctctctttaaaaatcaaacttaAAAAACAGTGGGTACAAAGAAGCACAACTAGCTTCTTCAGGTGTGAAGCAAATTCCATTACATTCCATTCCTACCTACAGAATCTTGCTCACAGCGACACATAAAACTTTCAGACAAAATACATGAGTTTTGCCTTTTTATATTTATGCCTAGTAATTAGTCAAAAAACTAACAGTCTTTACAGTTGTGACTTGTTTTATGTTTCTAATTTAATGTTCCTTGCTCTGTTAGGGCATGATTTCCAGTTGGGTCCTTAAATGATCAAGTAAGGGAACCAGAAAGGAGCATGCATATGaagtaaaagaaatgcaaagatctCAAAGTCAGTGACCCATCACACTTTAGCTTCATTGCTTGATCACTGTACGATATAGATATTTCCAAAAGTAACATGGGAATTTAATGcttttgaaggcttttttctcctttacctCACTGATTTTGTtatatttaatctgtttttaaagtgGTCCCTGTAAGAGTTACTAGGGAACCAACATCAAAGTCCTAActatcttcctttctttcctgctgtcaGACCagtcttctgtttctgcagcacagctggctaCCTGTAAGGGTGTTTGCACTGGGCAGATACTGAGCTTGGTCTGATGTGGCTTAACAGTGGTGCAATTGCTGCTGGTGgccacaggagagctgctctgaacaTGGTGGCTAGGATTATGGAGCCTCTGGGTGCATGAATACATTCACCATTTTGAAGCATGGCTACACCATGTTGTCTCCTTGAGACACAGGATTCAGTACCATTCTTTCCTAATGACAGTCTTTCAAGTTATTAGACATATATAGAATTGTAGAGGTTATCTGGTTGAGATACATAGAGAACTGAACAACTGATTCAACTGTAGGGATAGAAGACCAAGACAGAGGCCAAGAACAGAGCAGGGCTTTGGATATAGACAAGCTTCAGAGACATCAGAGATATTTCTTTAACTTTTGTTCACTGAAGAACATTTGTGACTTATGCCTGTGTTGTGCCTTACCTGCCACTTGGACTGGCAGTTGATCCCTCCCCTGAGATGTGCTGTTCTTTAAGAATCCCTCCTTTTGAAATCCCACCATTTCTGTTTCACCTCTGCTACTGGACCGTTGCCTTTTCCATTTACATCTCCTTTTCAGATTCCCCACCAGTGGATCTGGACGTGAGGGGTGGGGTACCGTCTTCCTGCTGACAGGTAGGTGGAGATGTTCCTTGGCCACAAGTGGGCCAGGAGCTCAACAACAGCGGTACCACAGTTGGGGAGCTTCCTGGGAcctgcctctgctgctctggaCCTGGGCCTCTGCCTGTATCTGCATCATGCTTCCTGGGGTGGGTGCATTTTTCAAACTGCTTAGGTACCAAGGTGATAGATGCCTTGTAAATACCTAAGATAGATACAGACAGAAACTGTACCAGGCACAATCTGTTATGCAAAACTTAATACAATGCCAGTTGCACCTATATGATGTAGTATCACCCACCTTTTCTAGCATCTGCAGTCAACCACAGTCAAATATTTGGCAcatgaatttttccttttgaaaagtGATGGAAACACAGGACTTTCATTCTTCCTCGGTGTCAACCGATCTAGAAACTTAGGC is a genomic window containing:
- the LOC125695432 gene encoding uncharacterized protein LOC125695432 — encoded protein: MVGFQKEGFLKNSTSQGRDQLPVQVADVTGEQDGEVPGSSGQAGRLRGSSPSTPAEEQESSVPASDEDSPARTTESWQWPLSSSETHSNVGEDFEGFQTPARTPECTMDIQSPGDQSLSRTPQFESDSPEEEGNDEMNEEHRGVEPVPRDRGWRGQPQLTEGEKLLMETNSRIVQLLENIKREHAQSMGLMSQSMGRMELQLGIVATSTRAIHNYLSEILAFLKQPRTQVLETRISQRATPHVELTCASTWTGEDAVAASTVCLPGAEGTSDSREPPQATLPCRSGRLQRAITERASLPMPTRQAKGGGKKK